In Fusarium fujikuroi IMI 58289 draft genome, chromosome FFUJ_chr02, the genomic stretch GTTAATCAGTGAGGCTTAGACAAGCCAGGAATAGTCGAGCCACAAGATACGGGACGAGAATTGGTTTACAAGGCACCTTTGCAACGTTACTGGCTGTTGATATTGGGCCTAAAATGGCCCATCAGGCGGTTGTTGATGCGGTTTGGCACTAAAAGCTCATGTTCTGGGCCCCTGGGGTGCTTGAGTGGAGATATATCCCGCGATGAGACGGCGACGGGGGCTATCATGAGCCAGTGGTGATGGAAGATGACTATCTATCGCAGGCATTGAATATTGTAGTATGTATGCATGAATTAAGCGTGGGCATTCCATACTGTATAGTTACAGTTGGTGAATTAGACGATGCTCCATAGGCGCAGTACAGAAGGTAAGCTCTGTGATGTCGGGTGGTCTCCAAAATCAGAAGGTGGCCCAGCTCAAAGTGCTTCCGCCCAAATTTAGCCGTCTCTAGAGCTACCTTTTTGTACATGCCACGGGTCTAGACTTTTATCCGTTTCATCAGCTGCGGCACTCCAGAGTAAACTGCGGTGTTTATTGCCCTCATCTGAATGTGACAAAACATTGTTCCTGGGCCTACCTCATGTCTTAGGTACCCTTACCGCGCTTCGACGGCCCCCTGGACCTATTTCGTCACCGCCGTACGCCAACTGGGCCTGACGGACCCCGCTCTCCATCAAACTCTCAACCACGACTCAACCTCGACTCAACTTAAACCAAGACACGTCTCTGTTCGTCCCTCACAATCTGCGTGGGACGATCTACTGTCGACTGGTGTGTCTTCTTGCAGCTTTCGCTGACAGATTTCCTCTTGACACCACCCTTGGACGGCCCCTGTCAACAGTGCATCCCAGCTGCACCTCCCTCGAGCTTATTTGGCTCTGCGGTCTCTCTAGCTCTTGGCCGGCTTGTACTGTAGCTGTCCCCGCTACCGCCCCCAAACCATCCTCTCACGATCCGCCTCTTACTCCCGTTCTTACCACGCACCTCGAATCGTATATAGATCGGGTCGCATTGCAAGCGGCCAGCCGGCTATCGTCGTCAATATCCAGGGACTTGATctgtctcttcctcagccttgtcaTTCCACCCGGCATCTCCTGCAACCCTTAGCTGCATCTGTGCGACCGCCAACTTGGAGCTCCAGCAGACATCTCCACGCTCAGCTGCATATTGGCCACATAcctttcttctccctcaCCTCGATCCGTAGTCCTATCCGATCGCGCCACTACGCTATTCGCCCTTTAGCTGTTGCCTGCCATGGCACAGTCTCCGATGATCTCGGTGCCCCTCAAGGCTACCAACGAGATTGACTGGATTGAGCCTCTGAAGGGCTATATCCGCGATACTTATGGCGATGATCCAGAACGCTATGCAGAGGAGTGTGCGACACTGAATCGATTGAGACAAGATGTGCGTGGCGCTGGAAAGGATAGCACTTCTGGACGAGATATGCTTTATCGCTACTATGGGCagctcgagcttcttgacctaCGATTTCCTGTTGATGAGCAGCACATCAAGATATCCTTTACATGGTTCGTTTCCCCGAGGTCGAGTTCGACTGGATGGTGCGCTGCACCTTTTGACACCTGCTGATTTTCTGTAATCAGGTTCGACGCATTTACACACAAATCTACTGCGCAATATTCGCTCGCCTTCGAGAAAGCCTCTATCATATTCAACATCTCTGCTGTTCTCTCCTGTCACGCTGCTGCTCAAGACCGCGCCGAGGAGTCCGCCCTCAAGACTGCCTACCACAACTTTCAGGCTTCAGCTGGCATGTTCACTTACATCAACGAAAACTTCCTCCATGCGCCATCATCCGACCTTAGTAGAGAGACTGTCAAGGCACTGATTCATATCATGCTCGCACAGGCTCAGGAAGTATTCCTTGAAAAGCAAATTGCTGATAAGAAAAAGATTGGGTTGCTCGCAAAGTTGGCTGCTCAGGCTGGCTATCTATATGGCCAGGCCCTTGAAGGTGTTCAGGAAAATGTGAACAAGGCTATTTTTGAGAAAGTGTGGCTGTTAATGATACAGGTAGATTCACCCGTCGCCATTCAACATGGCTCATTCTTGATGTTGTATGTTCGCTAACAGCACCAGATCAAAACCAACCTGCTGAACTCTATGGCACAATACTATCAAGCATTAGCGGATGACGAGGCTAACCAGCACGGTATCGCTGCTGGAAGACTGCAAGTTGCCGAGGCCCAAGCAAAAGAAGCCGAGCGCATTGCTAGGAACTTTCCTAGCTCGGTTCCCATGAGCTCGAACCTGAGTGCCGACTGTGGAGGATTTCTTCAGGAAATTACGAAAAGACATCACTCGACAGTGCAAACTCAGCTGCAAAGTGCTTTGAGAGATAATGACTATGTGTACCATCAAGAAGTGCCCGCCGAGGCCAGCCTGGAAGCCGTCGCCAAGCTGCCAGCCGCGAAGCCAATTCCTGTCAGCGAGCTATATGCTGGTCAAGACATTCAACGAATCACTGGACCAGACCTTTTCGCTAAAATCGTGCCGTTTGCTGTTACGGAGTCTGCCAGCTTatatgatgaagagaaagccaagcttgtACGAGCTGAGGCAGAACGGGTGGAAACGGCCAATGATGAAATGGCAGCTAGCCTGGATTATTTGAGGCTGCCAGGAGCATTGCAAGTGCTCAAGGGTGGATTCGACCAGGATACCCTGCCTGACGAGGACTTCCGGCAGTGGTGCGCTGATGTTTCTGACCAAGACAACCCGGTAACCTTGTTCGATTCGCTCCGGTCCGAGAAGGATTCCATCCTCATGATCCTGGATAAGAGCACGAAGCAACTCGATATGGAGGAAGGTGTATGTGAAAAAATGCGATCCAAGTATGAAAACGACTGGACACAGCAGCCAAGCTCGAGACTCACAACGACATTACGGGGCGACATTCGCCATTACCGTGAGGCTTTGGATGAGGCATCAAGGAGTGACAACCAGCTAGCGGGTAAACTTCGACAGAACGAAATGGATTTTGATGAAATGCGACGGGCTGCTCAGTCAGGAGAAGTCGACCAGCTGTTTCAACGTGCCGTTGCACAAGCGCGAGCAAGGGGAAGTAACGCAACAAGCCCAGCTGGCATCGAGCCGAATCTTTTGGATGACGATTTTGAAGAGGGTCCTAGTGTTGTGGATCAGATCAACAGGGTTGAGGATATTCTCAAGAAACTCAACCTTATCAAGCGAGAACGAAACCAGGTGCTGAAGgatttgaaggagaaggtgaGTCAAGTCACTAGTACTCAATCAGAAGCCGGACTAATATTGCTAGGCCCACAACGACGATATTTCCCAGATTCTCATATTGAATAAGAAGTCTATATCTAATTATGAGACGCAGCTCTTTGAGCAAGAGCTGGAAAAGTTCCGGCCTCATCAAAACCGACTTTTGCAAGCCAATCACAAGCAGTCGGCTTTGATGAAGGAGCTCACGAACACGTTCAACAGATTATTGCAGGATAAGCGAGTTCAATCGGAACAGAGCAAATATGAGGCAATCCAGCGGCAGCGATCATCAGTCATCAACCGATATAAGCGCGCATACCAGGAATTCCTGGACCTTGTCGCAGGCTTACAGAGCGCCAAAAATTGGTATGCTGAGATGCGCGAGACAGTagagagcttggagaagaacGTCGACAGCTTTGTCAACAACCGTAGATCTGAGGGCGCGCAGCTACTCAACCAAATTGAGCAGGAGCGGTCATCGAGCAAGAACTCGCAGGCCGAGATGGAGCGAGAGAGACTCAGGGGTCTCATGGACCGAATGTCGATAGACCCTTCCAAGTCATCGCCACAGCCTCAGACGCAAAATCGGCCAGCACCCCCCTCGCAGTATCAGCAGGGACAGAATCCTCGATATCCGCAAACCAATTACCAAGGCCAGTATCAGGCGCCGAACTCACCTCCGGTGCAGAAACAAACCCTGGCTCAACAAGCATACCAGAACTTTTCTccgccaccaacaacacaaTCGTTCGGACCTCCTCCTATCAACACTTTCGTGCAGCCTACATATAATCCAAGTCAGTATGGACGTACACCTGGACCTACGTCGCCTCCCCCGAACCAAACGTCGTTCAACATCGGAGGCTACCGGGGCCCTGCATCACCGCCTCCTAACCAGACAACGTTCGGACAAACTCAATCATTTGGAGGATACGGAGCTTCAGCTACACCACAGACACAGGGAGGCTATGTGCCACCTGGATTCGTGCCACCTCCGCCACCTCCTGGGCCACCACCGCTTGGACCTCAACAGACATTTCATTATGGAAATCAGCCTAGCAGCGCGCACCCAAACAGTGCTTATCCACAGAGTGCGCATCCTCAATCAGCAGtccctcagcaacagcagcaaaatGATCCCTGGGCAGGGCTGAATGCATGGAAGTAATTAGAAAGTGAAAGCGAGTCGTCGGGTTCAGGAGCTGGGGGTGACATAGTAGTAAACAGACGACTACTATGATTGCCGATGAATTTTGAGATACATTTGGCTATGATGCATTTGTCTGACCTAAAGAGAAGGGATATGGTGATGAAAGGAAAAGCAATTGTGTTCAGGCATTACAGCTACGAGAGCTGAGCGGAAGAATACGACATAACTAGAGAAGAATTGCCAAAAACATTTGTTTCATCTTATAAGGTTACCTGAGCTTAGACTCGCCACACTTTAAACCGAGGTTGTGGTTGCGGTGTAATGAGGCTAAAAAGCCCCCCCAGGCACCCCGCATGACTTTACCCCGATTGCCCGAGCTGTTTAACCCCAACTAAAATTGGGCGCTAGACTTGATGGTGCATGTTGGGAGTAATACAGGCAATTTTAGAGGCTGTTCAAGATGATTTATGGAGTCTTTCCCCGCAGAAGTGAACTGAGGTTACTGAGCTCGAACCGGGAGGTTGAACTTTCAGACCGGTCATGTCGCCGAACCGACTCGGCTTCGTTCCGCTACCCGTTATTCCCTGACTATCCGGTCTCCGTGTTCGGATTCTCAAGGGATTGTTTTTTGTacttttattcttcttataCTCttatcttctcatcctctcaCTTCCATTTTACTCCTGAATCTTTTGGCCTTTGATTGCTTGACTTTGTCTCCCAAGATCTAGACGCAAGATATCCACATACAGGCTATACCCTGTCGATCAAGAGCCTATTTCGTCATTCATCCTCGGGCAAAAGGCAACGCGCTCCTCTTTTTTCCTTCAGTTG encodes the following:
- a CDS encoding related to protein BRO1, required for normal response to nutrient limitation, producing the protein MISVPLKATNEIDWIEPLKGYIRDTYGDDPERYAEECATLNRLRQDVRGAGKDSTSGRDMLYRYYGQLELLDLRFPVDEQHIKISFTWFDAFTHKSTAQYSLAFEKASIIFNISAVLSCHAAAQDRAEESALKTAYHNFQASAGMFTYINENFLHAPSSDLSRETVKALIHIMLAQAQEVFLEKQIADKKKIGLLAKLAAQAGYLYGQALEGVQENVNKAIFEKVWLLMIQIKTNLLNSMAQYYQALADDEANQHGIAAGRLQVAEAQAKEAERIARNFPSSVPMSSNLSADCGGFLQEITKRHHSTVQTQLQSALRDNDYVYHQEVPAEASLEAVAKLPAAKPIPVSELYAGQDIQRITGPDLFAKIVPFAVTESASLYDEEKAKLVRAEAERVETANDEMAASLDYLRLPGALQVLKGGFDQDTLPDEDFRQWCADVSDQDNPVTLFDSLRSEKDSILMILDKSTKQLDMEEGVCEKMRSKYENDWTQQPSSRLTTTLRGDIRHYREALDEASRSDNQLAGKLRQNEMDFDEMRRAAQSGEVDQLFQRAVAQARARGSNATSPAGIEPNLLDDDFEEGPSVVDQINRVEDILKKLNLIKRERNQVLKDLKEKAHNDDISQILILNKKSISNYETQLFEQELEKFRPHQNRLLQANHKQSALMKELTNTFNRLLQDKRVQSEQSKYEAIQRQRSSVINRYKRAYQEFLDLVAGLQSAKNWYAEMRETVESLEKNVDSFVNNRRSEGAQLLNQIEQERSSSKNSQAEMERERLRGLMDRMSIDPSKSSPQPQTQNRPAPPSQYQQGQNPRYPQTNYQGQYQAPNSPPVQKQTLAQQAYQNFSPPPTTQSFGPPPINTFVQPTYNPSQYGRTPGPTSPPPNQTSFNIGGYRGPASPPPNQTTFGQTQSFGGYGASATPQTQGGYVPPGFVPPPPPPGPPPLGPQQTFHYGNQPSSAHPNSAYPQSAHPQSAVPQQQQQNDPWAGLNAWK